A window of the Spirochaetaceae bacterium genome harbors these coding sequences:
- a CDS encoding ABC transporter permease: protein MLPYIVRRMSYMVVVLLATATVSFMLIELPPGDYLTSYIMQLRESGNEVSKAEIASLEKQYGLNLPLYRRYLKWLGDMMRGDFGRSFEWNRPVGELLVERLPLTIIISSFSMVFIYGVGVPIGMYSALHQYSVRDYAFTFLGVIGLATPNFLLALILMFGFYSWFGWSPGGLFSPEYEVAAWSIAKFLDMLKHLPVPVLVIGTAGTAGVIRVMRGVLLDELRKQYVVTARAKGVVERKLLFKYPVRVSINPIVSTIGWVLPAVVSGSTITAIVLSLPTTGALLFSALMSQDSYLAGSAVLFLSVLTVLGTFISDMLLLWLDPRIRYEK from the coding sequence TTGCTGCCCTACATCGTTCGGCGGATGAGCTATATGGTGGTTGTGCTCTTGGCCACGGCCACCGTGTCGTTCATGCTGATCGAGCTTCCTCCCGGCGACTACCTCACTTCCTACATCATGCAGCTCCGAGAGAGCGGGAACGAGGTCTCCAAGGCGGAGATCGCCTCCCTGGAGAAGCAGTACGGTCTGAACCTGCCACTGTATCGCCGCTACCTGAAGTGGTTGGGCGACATGATGCGAGGGGATTTTGGCAGATCCTTCGAATGGAACAGACCCGTGGGCGAGCTTCTTGTCGAGCGCTTGCCCCTGACGATCATCATCTCCAGCTTCTCGATGGTATTCATATACGGCGTAGGCGTGCCCATCGGCATGTATTCGGCTCTCCACCAGTATTCCGTTCGTGACTATGCATTCACCTTTCTCGGTGTCATCGGCCTCGCCACGCCGAACTTTCTTCTGGCCTTGATTCTGATGTTTGGCTTCTATTCCTGGTTCGGCTGGAGTCCCGGAGGCCTCTTCTCTCCTGAGTACGAGGTCGCCGCCTGGAGCATCGCCAAGTTTCTGGACATGCTGAAACACCTGCCCGTGCCCGTCCTTGTCATCGGTACGGCCGGCACCGCGGGAGTGATCCGCGTCATGCGGGGCGTCCTGCTGGACGAGCTGAGAAAGCAATACGTCGTAACTGCGCGCGCCAAAGGGGTGGTGGAAAGAAAACTGCTGTTCAAGTATCCCGTGCGGGTTTCGATCAACCCCATCGTGAGCACCATAGGTTGGGTGCTGCCTGCCGTTGTCTCGGGGTCCACCATTACGGCGATCGTGCTGAGTCTGCCCACGACCGGGGCCTTGCTGTTTAGCGCTCTGATGAGCCAGGACAGCTATCTGGCGGGAAGCGCCGTGCTGTTTCTGAGCGTTCTGACGGTCCTCGGCACATTCATCTCCGATATGCTGTTGCTGTGGCTCGATCCGCGGATTCGCTATGAGAAATAG
- a CDS encoding VOC family protein — translation MKIERHAPGAPCWVDLATTDQAAAKSLYGELFGWSYEDMPMDEAGRQLYSMASLDGAFAAAIYTQQEEQRQMGIPPHWSIHLAVDDVDATAGRVSELGGKLLMEPFDVFESGRMAVLSDPTGATVALWQPRNHVGAGVKYEPGAMAWCEVMTTDPDAATAFYTELLGVQSARQTMEHGVEYTALMAAGMPAFGLMALPEELRAMQIPPHWSVYFQVADVDATVAAVTAAGGAVNMPPTDIATVGRVAFVRDPQGAGFGLMLPETPA, via the coding sequence ATGAAGATCGAACGACATGCGCCGGGTGCGCCCTGCTGGGTCGACCTGGCCACGACCGACCAGGCGGCGGCCAAGTCGCTCTACGGTGAGCTGTTCGGCTGGAGCTACGAGGACATGCCGATGGACGAGGCGGGCCGGCAGCTCTACAGCATGGCGAGCCTCGACGGCGCCTTCGCCGCGGCCATCTACACGCAGCAGGAGGAGCAGCGGCAGATGGGCATTCCCCCGCATTGGAGCATTCACCTCGCCGTCGACGATGTCGACGCGACCGCGGGGCGCGTCAGCGAACTCGGCGGGAAGCTGCTCATGGAACCGTTCGACGTGTTCGAGTCGGGCCGCATGGCCGTGCTCAGCGACCCCACCGGTGCGACCGTCGCGCTGTGGCAGCCGCGCAACCACGTCGGGGCCGGCGTGAAGTACGAGCCCGGCGCCATGGCGTGGTGCGAGGTGATGACCACCGATCCGGATGCCGCGACCGCGTTTTACACCGAGCTGCTCGGTGTGCAGAGCGCACGCCAGACCATGGAGCACGGCGTGGAATACACGGCGCTGATGGCGGCGGGCATGCCGGCGTTCGGTCTCATGGCGCTGCCCGAAGAGCTGCGTGCGATGCAGATCCCGCCGCACTGGAGCGTCTACTTCCAGGTCGCCGACGTCGATGCCACGGTGGCCGCCGTGACCGCGGCCGGCGGCGCCGTCAATATGCCGCCGACCGACATCGCCACGGTGGGGCGTGTCGCCTTCGTGCGCGACCCGCAGGGCGCCGGCTTCGGCCTGATGCTCCCGGAAACCCCCGCCTGA
- a CDS encoding ABC transporter permease encodes MPEGRGISAEERYYIASQWQLMWRKFRKHKLAVTGGVVLFIFYFLVVWAEFVAPYGPLDRTDYRYHPPQRVRLVDAEGRFHFGFFVYGIEKTRDAETWSWKFAEDKSERYAISFFVHGRPYRLWGLFETNLHLFGLQDPAAPLLLFGTDRLGRDLFSRIIYGTRVSLSIGLVGVAIAFALGCILGGVSGYFGGTIDVIIQRVIEFFLSLPYIPLWMALAAAVPADWPIIRTYFAITIIVSFMGWCQLARVVRGKLISVREEDYILAAGIAGAKDRKIIIRHLLPSFLSYLIVSLTLSIPNMIIGETALSFLGLGIRPPAVSWGALLKGAQQVNVVALYPWLLIPGLFVITAVIAFSFLGDGLRDASDPYK; translated from the coding sequence ATGCCGGAAGGACGCGGTATCAGCGCCGAGGAGAGGTACTACATAGCCTCTCAGTGGCAGCTTATGTGGCGGAAGTTCAGGAAGCATAAACTGGCCGTTACTGGTGGCGTGGTGCTCTTCATCTTCTACTTTCTGGTGGTTTGGGCCGAGTTTGTGGCGCCCTATGGCCCGCTGGATCGCACGGACTACCGGTATCATCCACCCCAGCGGGTTCGGCTGGTCGATGCGGAAGGCCGGTTCCATTTCGGCTTCTTCGTGTACGGCATCGAAAAGACGCGCGATGCGGAGACCTGGAGCTGGAAGTTCGCCGAAGATAAGAGCGAACGCTACGCGATTTCTTTCTTCGTGCATGGCCGCCCGTACCGGCTCTGGGGCCTGTTCGAGACGAATCTCCATCTGTTCGGTCTGCAGGATCCCGCAGCGCCCTTGCTGCTGTTTGGCACCGACCGGTTGGGCAGAGACTTGTTCTCCCGGATCATTTACGGTACCCGCGTTTCCTTGAGCATCGGCCTGGTAGGCGTGGCAATCGCCTTCGCTCTGGGCTGCATACTGGGCGGTGTGTCGGGATACTTCGGCGGCACCATCGACGTCATCATCCAAAGGGTTATCGAGTTCTTCCTATCGCTGCCATACATACCGCTGTGGATGGCCCTCGCCGCTGCCGTTCCCGCGGATTGGCCGATTATCAGGACCTACTTCGCCATTACGATAATTGTCTCGTTCATGGGTTGGTGCCAGCTCGCAAGGGTGGTGCGGGGCAAACTCATCAGCGTGCGGGAAGAGGACTACATCCTGGCGGCCGGAATCGCCGGCGCCAAAGACCGGAAGATCATCATCAGGCATCTTCTGCCGTCGTTCTTGAGCTATCTGATCGTCAGCCTGACGCTGTCCATACCCAACATGATCATTGGCGAGACGGCTCTGAGCTTTCTCGGCCTTGGAATCCGTCCCCCGGCCGTCAGCTGGGGCGCGCTGCTCAAAGGAGCGCAGCAAGTGAACGTCGTAGCTCTCTACCCGTGGCTTCTTATTCCGGGCCTGTTCGTCATCACTGCCGTCATCGCTTTCAGCTTTCTGGGAGACGGACTGCGCGACGCATCCGACCCGTACAAGTAG
- a CDS encoding aldo/keto reductase: MEQRRFGDSDLTCSALGFGTWELSTNQYGEIDVAEAQRAAGEAIDHGITLFDTAEAYGPYISEELLGKALGARRKEVVLVTKVGFKYGGGRQGAQCSSFDHVVSSTEGCLRRLGTDWIDLMLIHWPDHNTPYGEPIAALEKLKQDGKIRHYGVSNFSPAMMDVCESAGHLAANQVGYHLFDRRVERAVLPYTRSHGIGFMAYGTLGFGLLTGAFNESTTFVDWDWRSKGYAFGLPLFQREQFRKQLRVVDRLRAIAARHGKSVAQLAIAWVLGNPAVTVALVGIRRSEELIENVAAVEWRLLPEERQEIDAIFADEGVPTHADTSQITEPFLPAR, encoded by the coding sequence ATGGAACAACGCAGGTTCGGGGACAGCGATCTGACCTGTTCGGCGCTCGGGTTCGGGACCTGGGAGCTGAGCACCAACCAGTACGGCGAGATCGACGTAGCGGAGGCGCAACGGGCGGCCGGGGAGGCGATCGACCACGGCATCACGCTGTTCGACACCGCCGAGGCATACGGGCCCTACATCTCGGAGGAGCTGCTCGGCAAGGCGCTCGGCGCGCGCCGCAAGGAAGTCGTCCTGGTGACCAAGGTGGGGTTCAAGTACGGCGGCGGCCGCCAGGGCGCACAGTGCTCATCGTTCGACCACGTCGTGTCCAGCACCGAAGGCTGCCTGCGCCGCCTCGGCACCGACTGGATCGACCTGATGCTGATCCACTGGCCCGACCACAACACGCCGTACGGGGAGCCGATCGCGGCCCTCGAGAAGCTCAAACAGGACGGCAAGATCCGCCACTACGGCGTGTCCAACTTCTCCCCGGCGATGATGGACGTGTGCGAGAGCGCCGGCCACCTGGCCGCCAACCAGGTCGGCTACCACCTGTTCGACCGCCGCGTGGAACGCGCCGTGCTGCCCTACACGCGGTCCCACGGCATCGGCTTCATGGCCTACGGCACGCTCGGCTTCGGCCTGCTGACCGGCGCGTTCAACGAGTCGACCACCTTCGTGGACTGGGACTGGCGCTCCAAGGGCTACGCCTTCGGCCTGCCCCTGTTCCAGCGCGAGCAGTTCCGGAAGCAACTGCGCGTGGTCGACCGCCTGCGGGCAATCGCCGCCCGCCACGGCAAGTCGGTGGCGCAGCTCGCCATCGCGTGGGTGCTCGGCAACCCCGCGGTCACCGTGGCGCTGGTCGGCATCCGCCGTAGCGAGGAACTGATAGAAAACGTCGCGGCGGTCGAGTGGCGCCTGCTCCCCGAGGAACGGCAGGAGATCGACGCCATCTTCGCCGACGAGGGGGTGCCGACCCACGCCGACACCTCCCAGATCACCGAGCCGTTCCTGCCGGCCCGCTGA
- a CDS encoding metallophosphoesterase, whose protein sequence is MSCRIAVITDIHYCVTPPNVAARQGQWGAVLLRRTIERLNRYVKPDVTVVLGDLVDDPHAADASALLGALRDVLERLDCPWLALPGNHDPSPAVFYDVFERVEHLDVNNVRLASFVDAEEPGYNASRSARDLNRMAAVADGHRGPLVALQHVPVDVPGGEASYGYTNCAEVTAAMRAHGYTLAVGGHYHPGVGLRQQDGVTTLVVPALCEAPFSFAVVTIDDDDIGVEVLEHRLQGSLALNDYHSHTQFAYCGEDVDMAQSAGFAAMIGLEQLAFTEHSGQLYFDSPTYWSGMLGESGIDGRTGRAERMADYWQAAAEHRSDSALAGLEVDADFAGNPVAEPADLERADIVVGAVHWLPELRTPLPDTARAADEFLRIVDRLCRHGIDVLAHPFRVFRRAGIAVPTSLFAPTVALLREHGVAAEINFHTNEPPPSFFADCIRAGVRISFGSDAHALYEIGEFHPHLALLADIGFDGDLTDILLPRVSIPG, encoded by the coding sequence ATGAGTTGCCGAATTGCCGTCATCACGGACATCCACTACTGCGTCACGCCGCCGAACGTCGCGGCCAGACAAGGCCAGTGGGGTGCGGTGCTGCTGCGCCGCACGATCGAGAGGTTGAATCGTTACGTCAAGCCGGATGTCACCGTCGTCCTGGGCGACCTGGTAGATGACCCGCACGCTGCCGACGCGTCGGCACTGCTGGGGGCACTGCGTGACGTCCTCGAGCGACTCGACTGCCCCTGGCTGGCGCTGCCCGGCAATCACGATCCGAGTCCGGCCGTATTCTATGACGTCTTCGAGCGCGTCGAGCACCTGGATGTCAACAATGTGCGCCTGGCGAGCTTCGTGGACGCCGAAGAACCGGGCTACAACGCGTCGCGGAGCGCGCGGGACCTGAACCGGATGGCCGCCGTGGCCGACGGCCACCGCGGGCCGCTGGTGGCGCTCCAGCACGTGCCCGTCGACGTACCCGGCGGCGAGGCCAGCTACGGCTACACCAACTGCGCCGAAGTCACCGCCGCGATGCGCGCCCATGGGTACACGCTGGCAGTGGGCGGTCACTATCACCCCGGTGTCGGGCTACGGCAGCAGGACGGGGTGACGACGCTGGTCGTGCCGGCGCTGTGTGAGGCGCCGTTCTCGTTCGCCGTTGTGACGATTGACGATGACGACATCGGCGTCGAGGTGCTGGAGCATCGGCTGCAAGGATCGCTGGCATTGAACGACTACCACTCGCATACCCAGTTTGCCTACTGCGGCGAAGATGTGGACATGGCGCAGAGTGCGGGTTTCGCGGCGATGATTGGACTCGAGCAACTGGCGTTCACCGAACACAGCGGCCAGCTCTACTTCGACAGCCCGACGTACTGGAGCGGCATGCTCGGAGAGAGCGGCATCGACGGCAGGACCGGGCGGGCAGAGCGGATGGCCGACTACTGGCAAGCCGCCGCCGAGCATCGCAGCGACTCCGCGTTGGCCGGGCTCGAGGTCGACGCCGACTTCGCCGGTAACCCGGTGGCCGAGCCTGCCGACCTGGAGCGGGCCGATATCGTCGTCGGCGCCGTTCACTGGCTGCCGGAGTTGCGCACCCCCTTACCTGACACCGCGCGTGCAGCCGACGAGTTCCTCCGCATCGTAGATCGGCTCTGCCGCCACGGCATCGACGTGCTGGCACATCCTTTCCGCGTGTTCCGGCGCGCGGGCATTGCGGTGCCGACGTCTCTGTTCGCCCCCACGGTTGCGCTGTTGCGGGAGCACGGGGTGGCGGCGGAGATCAACTTCCACACCAACGAGCCGCCACCATCGTTCTTCGCCGACTGCATCAGGGCGGGCGTTCGCATCAGCTTTGGGAGTGACGCCCATGCGCTGTACGAGATCGGGGAGTTTCACCCCCACCTGGCGCTGCTTGCCGACATCGGCTTCGACGGCGACTTGACCGACATTCTGCTGCCCAGGGTGTCGATCCCCGGTTGA
- a CDS encoding ABC transporter permease, with translation MADSAPDSIVAPRQLKLVDFFKRLIREKPLGAVGMLISLSFLFVAVFADFIAPYPMNEIHLGENLLRPSAKYWLGTDNLGRDMLSQIMFGARVSVIVGLAGASIATLLTLFLGMLSGYLGGRFDMVVQRVVDGVMSMPGLVLVMAAVSMVGASLWSVIVVLGILGGIGGSRIIRSAVIDIKENAYVESSRAIGTSTMTIIFRHILPNIMAPAIVNFSLQVPSLILTEASLSFLGYGVPPPQPSWGGMLGIIGRLYMFKAPWMALWPGVALAAVVFGINVLGDALRDLLDPRLRGGTGNFRGTQRRR, from the coding sequence GTGGCTGACAGCGCTCCCGACAGCATCGTGGCACCGCGGCAACTCAAACTGGTCGACTTCTTCAAACGCCTGATCAGGGAAAAGCCGCTCGGCGCGGTGGGCATGTTGATCAGCCTGTCGTTCCTGTTCGTCGCCGTATTTGCCGATTTCATAGCGCCGTACCCGATGAACGAGATCCATCTCGGCGAAAACCTGCTGCGGCCGTCGGCCAAGTACTGGCTCGGCACCGACAACCTCGGGCGCGACATGCTCAGCCAGATCATGTTCGGGGCGCGCGTGTCGGTGATCGTGGGATTGGCCGGCGCGTCGATTGCCACCCTGCTGACGCTGTTTCTGGGCATGCTGAGCGGTTACCTCGGCGGCCGCTTCGACATGGTGGTGCAGCGCGTGGTGGACGGTGTCATGTCGATGCCGGGCCTGGTGCTGGTGATGGCCGCCGTCTCCATGGTCGGGGCGAGCCTGTGGTCGGTGATCGTGGTGCTCGGCATCCTGGGGGGAATCGGCGGCTCGCGCATCATCCGCAGCGCCGTGATCGACATCAAGGAAAACGCCTACGTGGAGTCGTCGCGCGCCATCGGCACATCCACGATGACCATTATCTTCCGGCACATTCTGCCCAACATCATGGCGCCGGCGATCGTCAATTTCAGCCTGCAGGTGCCGTCGCTGATTCTGACCGAGGCGAGCCTGAGCTTTCTCGGCTACGGGGTGCCGCCGCCGCAACCGAGCTGGGGCGGCATGCTGGGCATCATCGGCAGATTGTACATGTTCAAGGCGCCGTGGATGGCGCTGTGGCCGGGCGTTGCCCTAGCCGCGGTGGTGTTCGGCATCAACGTGCTCGGCGACGCGCTGCGCGATCTGCTCGATCCGCGGCTGCGCGGCGGCACCGGCAACTTTCGAGGCACGCAACGGAGGAGGTGA
- a CDS encoding ABC transporter substrate-binding protein — MFHRRLLAFALIALVATATVYGGGEAEPQEAAAGAGGAAQQALTATGDQWPNAAFKTGDFVYATPAAFTAATGHEITSYQEAPELQARVTSGGIPPVEQRLPKEPLVLVPMEKVGQYGGSMRVGSVGFTGWTDFTDARWPGLLRYSADTAQVLPYLTKGYELSADGKTITLHFREGHKWSDGSPFTLEDVLFWWEDQILNDELTPTKPGRWMSGGELAQFEKIDDTTLRIRFAESNPAAVFTIAHHGGRQNAFYQPSEYLKNWHIEHNSEATAVAKKEGYDTWWEAFNFHRTYGPQQTDTGLPVVAAWALDTVAPTHRTFVRNPYYLAVDTAGNQLPYIDSITRSLVGDAETLKLQVVAGEFDINWREVSGDDYPLLLKNQESAGYRVALVKYPGHLVFLAFNQTSKDPAKREIFQNVAFRRAMSMAINRDEINEIVFAGQGVPSAVTPDASTSFYKQGWENAWAQFDPDHANRLLDEIGLAERDDSGFRLRPDGEKLVVIIEYQERGPRTPTLELIKEYWDAVGVQTELKPLERTFYFTRINAAEHDVGVWHLDAALEGPLLASKNGSINFSGGIGAGVEWIKWRDTQGQSGEEPPEEVKEWFEGTDKFVVLPQGSPEYIELGQELFDWFIDQVNLIGTVTDIRQPLVLNKDLRNVALDQGVYTWDSLYVYSYLPEVWFFDN; from the coding sequence ATGTTTCACAGGAGATTGTTGGCGTTTGCGCTGATCGCCCTTGTGGCGACCGCGACGGTCTATGGAGGCGGAGAGGCCGAACCTCAGGAGGCAGCGGCCGGTGCAGGCGGTGCGGCGCAGCAAGCACTGACGGCAACGGGTGACCAGTGGCCCAACGCTGCATTCAAGACGGGGGATTTCGTGTATGCCACGCCGGCCGCCTTCACGGCAGCCACCGGCCACGAGATAACCAGCTACCAGGAAGCGCCGGAGTTGCAGGCCAGGGTCACCTCCGGAGGGATCCCGCCAGTGGAACAGAGGCTTCCCAAAGAGCCACTGGTGCTGGTTCCGATGGAGAAGGTAGGCCAATACGGCGGCAGCATGCGTGTGGGTTCGGTCGGCTTTACCGGGTGGACGGATTTCACCGATGCTCGCTGGCCCGGACTGCTGAGATACAGTGCGGATACCGCCCAGGTGCTGCCCTACCTGACCAAGGGTTACGAGCTGTCTGCAGACGGCAAGACTATCACCCTTCACTTCAGGGAGGGCCACAAGTGGTCCGACGGCTCGCCGTTTACCCTTGAGGACGTACTCTTCTGGTGGGAGGACCAGATCCTGAACGATGAGCTTACACCGACCAAACCCGGACGGTGGATGTCGGGAGGCGAACTCGCGCAATTCGAGAAGATTGACGACACTACCCTGCGCATCCGGTTTGCGGAATCGAATCCCGCCGCGGTCTTCACCATTGCCCACCACGGCGGCCGGCAGAACGCATTCTACCAGCCAAGCGAATATCTGAAGAACTGGCACATAGAGCACAACTCCGAGGCCACCGCGGTAGCAAAAAAGGAAGGCTATGACACTTGGTGGGAGGCCTTCAATTTCCACCGAACCTACGGGCCGCAGCAGACGGACACGGGGTTGCCTGTGGTTGCCGCGTGGGCACTGGATACCGTTGCTCCCACCCACAGGACTTTCGTCAGGAATCCCTACTACCTGGCGGTCGACACGGCGGGCAACCAGCTACCCTACATAGACAGCATCACCAGATCCTTGGTCGGTGACGCAGAGACTCTGAAACTGCAGGTGGTGGCGGGCGAATTCGACATCAACTGGAGAGAGGTCTCGGGAGACGACTATCCCTTGTTGTTGAAGAACCAGGAGAGCGCGGGCTATCGTGTTGCGCTGGTAAAATATCCCGGGCACCTCGTGTTCCTGGCCTTCAACCAGACCAGCAAGGATCCTGCCAAGCGGGAGATTTTCCAGAATGTCGCGTTTCGGCGGGCCATGTCCATGGCCATTAATCGGGACGAAATCAACGAGATCGTTTTCGCCGGCCAGGGGGTTCCCTCGGCGGTGACACCGGACGCATCAACCAGCTTTTACAAGCAGGGGTGGGAAAACGCGTGGGCTCAGTTCGATCCGGATCATGCCAACAGACTTCTGGATGAGATCGGTCTGGCGGAGCGGGACGACAGCGGCTTTCGCCTGAGGCCCGACGGCGAGAAGCTCGTGGTGATCATAGAGTACCAGGAGAGAGGGCCCAGAACGCCGACGCTCGAACTCATAAAAGAATACTGGGATGCAGTCGGTGTACAGACAGAGCTGAAGCCCCTGGAGCGCACGTTCTACTTCACCCGGATCAATGCCGCCGAGCACGACGTCGGGGTGTGGCATCTGGACGCCGCACTGGAGGGGCCGCTGCTGGCCTCAAAGAACGGCTCTATCAACTTCTCCGGCGGGATAGGCGCCGGCGTGGAGTGGATCAAATGGCGGGACACCCAGGGACAATCCGGCGAGGAGCCTCCTGAGGAAGTAAAGGAGTGGTTCGAAGGCACGGATAAGTTCGTGGTCCTCCCGCAGGGCTCGCCCGAGTACATCGAACTGGGGCAGGAGCTGTTCGACTGGTTCATCGATCAGGTCAACCTGATCGGCACCGTCACGGACATCCGGCAACCCCTAGTTCTGAACAAGGATCTGAGGAACGTCGCCCTGGACCAGGGTGTGTACACGTGGGACAGTCTGTACGTGTATTCTTACCTTCCAGAGGTGTGGTTTTTCGATAATTGA
- a CDS encoding ABC transporter substrate-binding protein → MTKFFTLIILGLLVAGAPLFAGGEEESSTAAGDMAADSGEPQYGGTLNVMQRIIQTDGTGDPVSSAPPGETRVATLIGEKPWTGGVEEYGPRGTNEYPFDGEFPPNKFYVGRTVERWEQSPDALVFHIRPGVMWSGMSPNPVMEAREYTAHDFEFNISRFLDAPRGTAVMQKDWITSIEVIDDSTVKLHTKYFNPIWLEDLLDLARGWHIPPEMVEAGPVDWNNMVGTGPFVLEEYSPGSHFRMAKNPLYWRKTTIDGKQYQLPFVDNVVIPIIRDETTRIAALRTAKLDYVSFAEKTHADSLAMTNPDIQQAYDVYGGVIGMRLRVDRPPFDNVAVRRALSIGTDREAIAQTVYERDAPLEWPLMWRAEGYVPYDELPPQHKEILTYDLEKAQQMLADAGYPNGFKMKLLSSNRPFTPPVAEAFAGLWKQQFGIDVEIEVNEAGLHWGQPHDREDWDAWIEWWGTELTLMRFRGNAATDARNNINRFSDARFDELLAEAEKEFDKDKRVELLTEANLILIDNALTIAIPHPLKFTFWWPWVKNYYGEACYMVHDGLFDLMWIDQDMKASMGY, encoded by the coding sequence ATGACGAAGTTTTTTACCCTTATCATTCTGGGTCTCCTGGTGGCCGGAGCGCCGCTGTTTGCCGGCGGAGAGGAAGAGTCCTCCACGGCGGCGGGAGACATGGCCGCGGACTCGGGCGAACCGCAATACGGCGGCACCCTGAACGTGATGCAGCGCATCATTCAGACCGACGGCACCGGCGATCCGGTCAGCTCGGCACCGCCCGGCGAGACCAGGGTCGCTACCCTGATCGGCGAGAAACCGTGGACCGGGGGCGTCGAGGAGTACGGGCCGAGAGGCACCAACGAGTATCCGTTCGACGGTGAGTTCCCACCCAACAAGTTCTACGTGGGGCGCACGGTGGAACGCTGGGAACAGAGCCCCGATGCGCTGGTATTCCACATTCGGCCGGGTGTCATGTGGTCGGGCATGAGTCCCAACCCGGTCATGGAAGCGCGTGAGTACACCGCCCACGATTTCGAATTCAACATCAGCCGCTTCCTGGACGCACCGCGCGGCACGGCGGTGATGCAAAAGGATTGGATAACGTCGATCGAGGTTATCGATGACAGCACGGTCAAGCTGCACACCAAGTATTTCAACCCGATCTGGTTGGAGGATCTGCTCGACCTCGCGCGCGGCTGGCACATTCCGCCGGAGATGGTGGAAGCCGGTCCGGTGGACTGGAACAACATGGTCGGAACCGGGCCATTCGTGCTGGAGGAGTATTCGCCGGGCTCCCACTTTCGCATGGCGAAAAACCCGCTCTACTGGCGCAAGACCACCATAGACGGCAAGCAGTATCAACTGCCGTTCGTCGACAACGTGGTGATTCCGATCATTCGCGACGAGACCACGCGCATCGCCGCGCTGCGCACGGCGAAGCTGGACTACGTGTCGTTTGCCGAGAAGACGCACGCCGACTCGCTGGCCATGACCAATCCCGATATCCAGCAGGCGTATGACGTCTACGGCGGCGTAATCGGCATGCGCCTGCGCGTGGACCGGCCGCCGTTCGACAACGTCGCGGTGCGGCGGGCGCTGTCGATCGGCACGGACCGGGAAGCGATTGCGCAAACCGTGTACGAGCGCGATGCACCGCTGGAGTGGCCGCTGATGTGGCGCGCCGAGGGCTACGTGCCGTACGATGAACTGCCGCCGCAGCACAAGGAGATCCTGACCTACGACCTGGAGAAGGCGCAGCAGATGCTCGCCGACGCCGGCTACCCGAACGGTTTCAAGATGAAGCTGCTGTCGAGCAACCGGCCGTTCACGCCGCCGGTAGCGGAGGCGTTCGCCGGCTTGTGGAAGCAGCAGTTCGGTATCGACGTCGAGATCGAGGTCAACGAAGCGGGTCTGCACTGGGGACAGCCGCATGACCGGGAAGACTGGGATGCCTGGATCGAGTGGTGGGGCACCGAGTTGACGCTGATGAGGTTCCGCGGCAACGCCGCAACGGACGCGCGCAACAACATCAACCGGTTCAGCGATGCGCGCTTCGACGAGTTGCTGGCCGAGGCGGAGAAGGAGTTCGACAAGGACAAGCGCGTGGAGCTGCTGACCGAGGCGAACCTGATCCTGATCGACAACGCGCTCACCATCGCCATTCCGCATCCGCTCAAGTTCACCTTCTGGTGGCCGTGGGTAAAGAACTACTACGGCGAGGCGTGCTACATGGTGCACGACGGCCTCTTCGACCTCATGTGGATCGACCAGGACATGAAGGCGTCGATGGGATACTAG